ACACCGCCCTGGTCAAGCCACCACGAGCCGCAGCTCGCGGTCGGCGCCGAGCACCCGCATCGACTTGGCCATCAGAGGCGGCACGCCGTACAGCCGGAGCCGGGTTCCGGTCGAGTGGCAGCGGTGGTGCACGCGCAGGAAGAGGTCGATGCCCGCGCTGTCGCAGAAGGAGATCCCGGACAGGTCGAGGAGGAGGTTGCGGTGACCGTTCGCGGCGAGGGCGGTGAGTCGGGGTTCTACCTGCCGCGCCGTGTGGAAGTCGAGTTCTCCTGCCAAGGTGACGCGCACGTCGCCGTCGCTCCTCACCGCGGTCTTCAGATCGATCAAGGTAGTCGTCATGGAACCTCCATGCTGCGTGCGGCTCTGCGGTTGAGCCGCCCCTCTCCCCGTGCGGCACCAGCTCACCGCACGCGGTCCGGCCCCGGGAAGGTCC
This region of Streptomyces sp. NBC_00513 genomic DNA includes:
- a CDS encoding STAS domain-containing protein, producing the protein MTTTLIDLKTAVRSDGDVRVTLAGELDFHTARQVEPRLTALAANGHRNLLLDLSGISFCDSAGIDLFLRVHHRCHSTGTRLRLYGVPPLMAKSMRVLGADRELRLVVA